The window ACATCGTGGACTACACGCGGGAGGACTTCACCAGCGCCGGGCGGCGGTACGACGTCGTCCTCGACCTCGTGGCCGGCCACGGGATCTCCGCCCTCCGGCGCGCCCTCACCCCCACCGGGACACTGGTCCTCGGCAGCGGTGGCCGCTCGGGGCAGTTCCTCGGGGCGCCCGTCCTCATCCTGAAGGGCGCGGCGCTGTCCCCGTTCGTGCGCCAGCGGCTGCGCCCGCTCGTCGGACCGGCGCCCAGCAAGGCGGTGCTGGCCGATCTGCGGGACCTGGCCGAGTCCGGGAAACTCGCCCCGGTGATCGACCGGACGTATCCGCTGGCAGAGGCGCCAAAGGCCATTCGGCACCTGGAGGAGGAGCACGCGCGGGGGAAGATCGTCGTCACCGTGTAGCCAGGTGAGAGCCCCGCGGCGACGGGCACCGCGGGGCAGGGGACGGGACGAGGCGGCTCCCTCAGGCCTTCGCGTAGTCCTGTGCGGTGGGTCCGGCGAAGTCGTACACGACGACCTGTTCGTCGCCCACGACCCAGGCGTCGTGCCCGGGCGGGCACACGAACACGTCACCGGGGCCCACTTCGCCCTCTCCTCCGTCGTCCATCCGGAAGTGCATCCGTCCCTGGACGACGTAGGCGCTGTGCGGGAACCGGCAGCTCGCGGTGCCCGCGATCGGCCCCACCGACTCCGACCAGCGCCAGCCCGGCTCGAAGGTGCCCACGGCGAAGTCGAGCCCCGTCAGGTGGACCGCTTCGAGATGACCGCGAGGGAAGTCGCGCCGCTCGTCCGGCTTCGCGACCGTCTTCACTTCCAGCATCATGACGGTGTCCTCCCTTCCGGCCGCCGACCGCGGCCAGGGGACGGCCTTCGTCCCCGGTGGCATCGGACGGCACCGGTGTTCCGGCCGTGCCCCACCACTTCATGGTGGATCCCGCAACTCGGGGCCGCCGGCCGCACCCCGGGGAGGGACGGGTGATCACCGGTGCCGCGGCGGGACCGGGGGCGGCGGTCAGGCGGGGACGGTCACCGTGACCGGTGCGACCGCCCGCTCCGCACGGCGCACGGCGAGCACGGCGCCGAGATAGGCGGCGTCCAGCAGGAAGCAGCCGACGTAGAGGTAGTACATGAGGGCGTTGTCGTGGCGGGGCTCCAGGCCGGGATCGGTGAGCATCGACAGGGACGCGCAGACCGTGCCCAGCAGCTTGGCCAGCGCGATGCCCGCGGACTGGCCGCGGGTACCGCGGCGGGCGGCGAGCATCGCGAGGAACATGCCGGACATCGCCAGGTTGCTGCCGAACGCCGTGACGGCGCCTGCGCCCTCGTCGAACCGCTCGGACGCGTAGTTCATCCCCGGATAGGCGAGGGCGAGGAGCGCGAGGAGCGCGGGCAGGAACAACGACCGGGGGAGGTAGGGGAATTCGGCCCGCCCGAAGCGCACGAGCGTGTAGCCGATGGCGACGTCGAAGCAGAACCAGACGATGTTGACGACGTGCATCACCCCCGTCGGCGGCCGCACGAAGGCGAACATGAACTCCCAGCTGATGTTGGTGGCGAACGCGACGACGGGCATGCCGAAGGTCCGCTCCCGCAGGCCCGTGCGGATCAGCAGCACGTAGGCCACGGTCCAGAGGCCCCCCGTGCCGAGCAGAAACGCCGTGTGCACCGTCTCCATCCCCACCTCCGCCGCTCAACTGCCTTGTCCGCCTCGGTGATTACTCTGGCACGGTGACAGCCATCGACACAGCCTCCATCGCGACGGGCGACACCGGGGATCCGGCCCTGCGCCCCCTGCCCGGGCGGGCCGCCGCCCTGCTGACGTCGGCGGACGCCCCGCCACGGCTGGTGGCCCACCTCAGGGCGGTGCACGACGTCGCCGCGCAGCTCGTGGCCTGGGTGCGGCACCGCTGCCCCCGGCTGGAGTTCGACACCGAGGCGGTGCTGTTCGGTGCCGCCACGCACGACATCGGCAAGGCCCTGCACCCGGCCGAGCTGTCCGGTCCCGGCGCCCTGCACGAGGCGGCGGGCCGGGAGTTGCTGCTGGCGCGCGGCGTACCGGCCCACCTCGCCCGCTTCGCCGGCACCCACGCGTCGTGGACGGCACCCGGCACCGGTGTGGAGGACCTGCTGGTGAGCCTGGCCGACAAGATCTGGAAGAACAAGCGCGTCCCGGAGCTGGAGGACCTGGTGATGGCCCGGCTGGCCGCCGCCGACGGGCGCACGCCGTGGGAGTGGTTCCTGGAACTGGACGAGACCCTCACGCGGATCGGGGAGGGCGCCGACCGTAGGCTGGCGTACCAGGTGTCCCACCCCCTCACCCGAAGGTGACCATGTACGCGAGCTCTCTCGGTGACGACGGCGCCGAGCTGTGTCCCCTCCAGCCCTGGCAGGCCGAGGAGTTCCTCGCTCACATGGACCGCGGCCGGGAGTTCATCGGCCGGTTCAACGGACTGCCGGACGTGGTCACGGACACGGCCGGGGCACGGGCGTTCCTGCGGGCGTACGCCGAGAAGGAGGCGGCCGACGCGGGGCTGATCCGGGGGATCCGGCTCGACGGCACCCTGGTCGGGGCGGTGATCCTGCGGCGGTTCGACGCGGCCCAGGGCACGGCGGAGGCCGGCTGCTGGCTGGAACCCGCCGCGGTGGGCCGCGGACTCGTGACGCGGGCGGTGCGGGTGCTGATCGACTGGGCGGTCCGGGAGCGGGGCGTCCACCGCGTGGAGTGGTGGGTGTCGGCGGGCAACGCCCCCAGCATCACGGTCGCCCGGCGCCTCGGCATGCGCAAGGAGGCCGTCCTGCGGGAGAGTCATCTGTACCGGGGTGAACGGCACGACGAGGAGATCTGGTCGGTCCTGGCCCCGGAGTGGACGGGCGGCACGGCCGGGGCGGTGCAAGGGAGTTGAGTCCGGGGCGCGCGTGCCGCTCGTGTCACCAGGTGCGTGCCGCTCGCAGCAGCGACGCCCAAACCCGGGCCACGTCGGGATTGTCCGGGGCGCCGGGCCGCTGGACCAGGAAGCCGGTGTTGATCGGCGGGTCCTCCGGCTCCAGCAGGGCCACCAGCGCGCCGGAGTCGAGCAGTTCCTGGCAGAGGTAGCGGGGCAGCACGCCGAAACCGGCGCCCGCGGCCACCGCGGCGAGGACCCCGCGCAGGTCGGGCACGGTCATGTCGGCGGTACGGGACAGCCGCCGGCCGAAGACATGGCGCCAGTAGCGGCGGGTGATCGGCAGATCCTCCGCGTAGGTGATCAGCGGTACACCCTGCAGGGCGGCCGGCCCCTCGACGGCCGTCCGGTCCGCCGCCCGCCCGGCCCAGACCGGCGCGGCGACCAGGACGAACTCCTCGTCGGCGAGGGGCACGGCGTGCACGGTACGGCCGCGGGGGCGGGTGGTGGCGATCACCAGATCGTGCCGTCCGGCGCGCAGCTCCTCCAGTAGCGGATCGGTCAGCCCGGT of the Streptomyces sp. 1222.5 genome contains:
- a CDS encoding HD domain-containing protein, translating into MTAIDTASIATGDTGDPALRPLPGRAAALLTSADAPPRLVAHLRAVHDVAAQLVAWVRHRCPRLEFDTEAVLFGAATHDIGKALHPAELSGPGALHEAAGRELLLARGVPAHLARFAGTHASWTAPGTGVEDLLVSLADKIWKNKRVPELEDLVMARLAAADGRTPWEWFLELDETLTRIGEGADRRLAYQVSHPLTRR
- a CDS encoding LysR family transcriptional regulator: METASLDLNLLRTFLAVYRSGSFTGAARLLGLSQPTVTTQMRALERQTGRELFERLPRGVAPTPVADELAVRIAAPLDELAAVAGPTPPAGARAEPVHLAGPAELLCTTVLPALAPLVAEGVRLRVATGLTDPLLEELRAGRHDLVIATTRPRGRTVHAVPLADEEFVLVAAPVWAGRAADRTAVEGPAALQGVPLITYAEDLPITRRYWRHVFGRRLSRTADMTVPDLRGVLAAVAAGAGFGVLPRYLCQELLDSGALVALLEPEDPPINTGFLVQRPGAPDNPDVARVWASLLRAARTW
- a CDS encoding cupin domain-containing protein, translated to MLEVKTVAKPDERRDFPRGHLEAVHLTGLDFAVGTFEPGWRWSESVGPIAGTASCRFPHSAYVVQGRMHFRMDDGGEGEVGPGDVFVCPPGHDAWVVGDEQVVVYDFAGPTAQDYAKA
- a CDS encoding GNAT family N-acetyltransferase, coding for MYASSLGDDGAELCPLQPWQAEEFLAHMDRGREFIGRFNGLPDVVTDTAGARAFLRAYAEKEAADAGLIRGIRLDGTLVGAVILRRFDAAQGTAEAGCWLEPAAVGRGLVTRAVRVLIDWAVRERGVHRVEWWVSAGNAPSITVARRLGMRKEAVLRESHLYRGERHDEEIWSVLAPEWTGGTAGAVQGS